In the Tribolium castaneum strain GA2 chromosome 1, icTriCast1.1, whole genome shotgun sequence genome, one interval contains:
- the LOC135267925 gene encoding uncharacterized protein LOC135267925 produces the protein MFARNPTAVKLNANKSSAAFSGVDGNVLAQLSQSMDFVADISSEFPFYGQTLRNGSVTGTLGAVAKGVVDLAMNGRFIVGQEYDCVEFTVAYSNDKICVVAPKSGRIPHWAEIFHSFRLRVWLLIFLVIIMSLLIWCAFERSWGKVWIEMCSIFINVPVKLSLNWERKIYLTFLLQFLVIINGIFQGNLIKTFSAVSYYPDINTLEQLDHSGLKILTSLGVFNNNESELFKHLQGKVVDRNQSAIERVAYCKDIVALERKNDANLFKSVYVSSDGTSLIHLVQECPISYHLGFIVTEGSPYLPRVNQLVRRMFECGLTQKWYSDMSQKIIIKMRFGQKVKENRKVKAFSLYDMQLVFLTLVLGLMCSIVVFVGERGLYCYRKYLIVYEIVQ, from the coding sequence ATGTTTGCCCGAAATCCGACTGCAGTAAAactaaatgcaaataaatcgAGCGCTGCTTTTAGCGGAGTTGATGGAAACGTTTTGGCCCAATTGTCGCAAAGTATGGATTTTGTTGCCGATATTTCATCGGAGTTTCCGTTCTATGGGCAAACGCTCCGAAATGGTAGTGTCACAGGAACTTTGGGGGCTGTGGCCAAAGGGGTTGTTGATTTAGCAATGAACGGGAGATTTATAGTCGGACAGGAATATGACTGTGTGGAGTTTACTGTGGCTTACAGTAACGATAAAATTTGCGTGGTTGCCCCAAAATCTGGACGAATTCCACACTGGGCGGAGATTTTCCACAGTTTTAGACTGAGAGTTTGGTTGTTGATTTTCCTGGTCATAATAATGTCGCTGCTGATTTGGTGTGCGTTTGAGAGAAGTTGGGGAAAAGTCTGGATAGAAATGTGCAGTATTTTCATAAACGTTCCAGTGAAACTGTCCTTAAACTGGGAAAGAAAAATCTATTTGACGTTCCTTTTGCAATTTCTGGTGATAATAAATGGGATCTTTCAAGGGAATCTCATCAAGACGTTCAGTGCCGTGTCCTACTACCCTGACATCAACACTTTAGAACAGCTGGACCACTCAGGACTGAAAATTCTAACTTCGCTCGGAGTTTTCAATAATAACGAGTCAGAATTGTTCAAACACTTGCAAGGCAAAGTGGTTGATAGAAACCAGTCCGCCATCGAACGAGTCGCTTATTGCAAAGATATTGTCGCTTTAGAGCGCAAAAACGATGCCAATTTGTTCAAGTCTGTTTATGTTTCTTCAGATGGTACTTCCTTGATCCATCTTGTTCAAGAATGTCCCATTTCGTACCATCTTGGGTTTATTGTGACTGAAGGGTCGCCGTATTTGCCCCGAGTAAATCAGTTAGTGAGAAGAATGTTCGAGTGTGGTTTAACACAAAAGTGGTACAGTGACAtgtctcaaaaaattataatcaaaaTGAGGTTTGGTCAAAAAGTCAAGGAAAATCGAAAAGTGAAGGCGTTTTCGTTGTACGACATGCAGTTGGTGTTTTTAACACTGGTTTTAGGTTTGATGTGCTctattgttgtttttgttggcGAACGTGGGCTTTATTGttatagaaaatatttaattgtgtATGAAATCGTACAGTAA